One stretch of Streptomyces sp. NBC_01142 DNA includes these proteins:
- a CDS encoding FmdB family zinc ribbon protein, with the protein MPTYQYQCTECGEGLEAVQKFTDDALTVCPGCDGRLKKVFSAVGIVFKGSGFYRNDSRGASSSSSPSSSTSSSSSSNGGNGNGSAKSSDSKPAASSSSSSSGSSSSGSGSSSSSSSSSSAA; encoded by the coding sequence GTGCCGACCTACCAATACCAGTGCACCGAATGCGGCGAGGGCCTCGAGGCGGTGCAGAAGTTCACCGATGATGCCCTGACCGTGTGCCCCGGCTGTGATGGACGCCTGAAGAAGGTGTTCTCGGCGGTCGGCATTGTCTTCAAGGGATCCGGCTTCTACCGGAACGACAGCCGTGGTGCGTCGTCCAGCAGCTCGCCTTCGTCGTCGACGTCCTCGTCCTCGTCGTCCAACGGCGGGAACGGGAACGGGAGCGCGAAGTCGTCGGACTCGAAGCCTGCGGCTTCCTCGTCCTCGTCGTCTTCGGGCTCGTCGTCGTCGGGCTCCGGCTCCTCGTCGAGCTCGTCGAGCTCAAGCTCCGCCGCCTGA
- a CDS encoding S-methyl-5'-thioadenosine phosphorylase — MATNANAASASRPASGSGSEPGTGPGTGTGTAEIGVIGGSGFYSFLEDVTEIQVDTPYGSPSDSLFLGEIAGRRVAFLPRHGRGHHLPPHRINYRANLWALRSVGVGQVLGPCAVGGLRPEYGPGTLLVPDQFVDRTKARAQTYYDGLPLPDGTIPNVVHISPADPYCPVGRKAALAAARGRNWEPVDGGTLVVVEGPRFSTRAESRMHAALGWSVVGMTGHPEAVLARELGLCYTSMTLVTDLDAGAESGEGVSHEEVLKVFASNVDRLRAVLFDAVAGLPAEEARNCLCSRALDGVDTGIQLP; from the coding sequence ATGGCGACCAACGCGAACGCAGCATCCGCATCCCGGCCGGCTTCCGGGTCGGGGTCCGAGCCCGGAACCGGGCCCGGAACCGGAACCGGAACCGCAGAGATCGGCGTGATCGGCGGCTCGGGCTTCTACTCCTTCCTGGAGGACGTCACCGAGATCCAGGTGGACACTCCGTACGGCAGCCCCAGCGACTCCCTGTTCCTCGGCGAGATCGCCGGGCGTCGGGTCGCCTTCCTGCCCCGGCACGGGCGCGGCCACCATCTGCCGCCGCACCGCATCAACTACCGCGCCAACCTGTGGGCGCTGCGGTCGGTGGGCGTCGGGCAGGTGCTGGGGCCGTGCGCGGTGGGCGGACTGCGGCCGGAGTACGGGCCGGGGACGCTGCTCGTGCCCGATCAGTTCGTGGACCGTACAAAGGCGCGTGCGCAGACCTACTACGACGGCCTGCCGCTGCCGGACGGCACGATTCCGAACGTCGTGCATATCTCGCCGGCCGATCCGTACTGCCCCGTGGGACGCAAGGCGGCACTCGCGGCCGCGCGCGGGCGGAACTGGGAGCCGGTGGACGGCGGGACCCTGGTGGTGGTCGAGGGGCCGCGGTTCTCGACCCGGGCCGAGTCGCGGATGCATGCGGCGCTGGGCTGGTCGGTGGTCGGTATGACCGGGCACCCGGAGGCCGTGCTCGCCCGTGAGCTGGGGCTCTGCTACACATCGATGACGCTGGTGACGGACCTGGACGCGGGGGCCGAGAGCGGTGAGGGCGTCTCCCACGAGGAGGTGCTGAAGGTCTTCGCCTCCAACGTCGACCGGTTGCGCGCGGTGCTCTTCGACGCGGTGGCGGGGCTGCCCGCGGAAGAGGCGCGGAACTGCCTTTGCTCGCGTGCGCTGGACGGCGTCGACACCGGCATTCAGCTGCCGTAA
- a CDS encoding potassium/proton antiporter has translation MTVHQLNELLLICSLVLLIAVAAVRISSRSGLPSLLLYLGIGVAIGQDGIFDVRFDDAELTQVIGYAALVVILAEGGLGTKWKEIKPALPAAAALSTVGVAVSVGITASAAHYLVGLEWQQALIIGAVVSSTDAAAVFSVLRKVPLPSRVTGALEAESGFNDAPVVILVVAFSSAGPVDEWYLLIGKIALELAIGAVIGLATGWLGAFGLRHVALPASGLYPIAVMAITVVAYAAGAMAHGSGFLAVYLASMVLGNSKLPHAPANRGFAEGLGWIAQIGMFVLLGLLVTPHELISDFWPAVVVGLVLTMVARPLSVFVSLLPFRIPWQEQVLMSWAGLRGAVPIIFATIPMVSGVEDNNRIFNIVFVLVVVYTLVQGPTLPWLARALRLGGPSDAADLGIESAPLERLRGHLLSVEIPDGSKLHGVEVTELRLPPGSAVTLVVRDKKSFVPLPTTVLRRGDELLVVATDPVRDAAERRLRAVGQGGKLADWLGTGRNDRETPG, from the coding sequence CTGACTGTCCACCAGCTCAACGAACTCCTGCTCATCTGCTCGCTCGTTCTGCTCATCGCCGTCGCGGCGGTGCGCATCTCGTCCCGCAGTGGGCTCCCCAGCCTGCTGCTGTATCTCGGGATCGGGGTCGCCATCGGACAGGACGGCATTTTCGACGTCCGGTTCGACGACGCCGAACTGACGCAGGTGATCGGTTATGCCGCACTTGTGGTGATCCTGGCCGAGGGCGGCCTGGGCACCAAGTGGAAGGAGATCAAACCCGCGTTGCCGGCGGCCGCCGCACTGTCGACGGTCGGCGTCGCGGTGAGCGTGGGCATCACGGCCAGTGCGGCCCACTATCTGGTGGGGCTGGAGTGGCAGCAGGCACTGATCATCGGCGCGGTGGTGTCCTCGACGGACGCCGCGGCCGTCTTCTCCGTACTGCGCAAGGTGCCGCTGCCGTCCCGGGTGACCGGCGCGCTGGAGGCCGAGTCGGGCTTCAACGACGCCCCTGTGGTGATCCTGGTGGTGGCCTTCTCGTCGGCCGGTCCGGTCGACGAGTGGTATCTGCTGATCGGGAAAATCGCGCTGGAGCTGGCGATCGGCGCCGTCATCGGACTGGCGACGGGCTGGCTGGGCGCGTTCGGGCTGCGGCATGTGGCACTGCCCGCATCGGGCCTGTATCCGATCGCGGTGATGGCGATCACGGTGGTCGCGTACGCCGCGGGCGCCATGGCGCACGGCAGTGGCTTCCTCGCCGTCTATCTCGCCTCCATGGTGCTCGGGAACTCCAAGCTCCCGCACGCACCGGCGAACCGCGGATTCGCCGAGGGCCTCGGCTGGATCGCTCAGATCGGCATGTTCGTCCTGCTCGGTCTGCTGGTGACTCCGCACGAACTGATCAGCGACTTCTGGCCCGCGGTGGTCGTGGGTCTGGTGCTGACCATGGTGGCGCGGCCACTGAGCGTCTTCGTCAGCCTGCTGCCCTTCCGCATCCCGTGGCAGGAGCAGGTACTGATGTCGTGGGCGGGGCTACGCGGCGCCGTGCCCATTATTTTCGCCACCATCCCAATGGTCTCGGGCGTCGAGGACAACAACCGGATCTTCAACATCGTTTTTGTCCTGGTCGTCGTCTACACCCTGGTGCAGGGCCCGACCCTGCCCTGGCTGGCAAGGGCGCTGCGACTGGGCGGCCCCTCCGACGCCGCCGACCTGGGGATCGAATCGGCGCCGCTGGAGCGGCTGCGCGGGCATCTGCTGTCGGTGGAGATTCCCGACGGCTCGAAACTGCACGGCGTGGAGGTCACGGAGCTGCGACTGCCGCCGGGTTCCGCGGTCACCCTTGTCGTACGGGACAAGAAGAGCTTCGTGCCGTTGCCCACGACCGTGCTCCGGCGGGGTGACGAGCTGCTGGTGGTGGCGACCGACCCGGTGCGGGACGCCGCGGAGCGGCGGCTGCGGGCGGTCGGCCAGGGTGGAAAGCTGGCAGATTGGCTGGGAACGGGGCGAAACGATAGGGAAACGCCCGGTTAA
- a CDS encoding MFS transporter: protein MASTVTTGKRPGYGQLLRTPGAWTFLLPGFAARQPFAMLTIGIVLLVQHTTGSYGSAGAVAAFTGVSMALFAPQSGKLADRFGQRAVLVPGVLVHTASVSALTALALAGAPLWALFAAAVPTGASVPQVGPMVRARWAAKLEGSPLMSTAAAFESVTDEFTFVVGPVLATALCTGVHPAAGLIAEATLTLAGGLFFAAQRSTQPAVRPAATAAQPHTSALSIPGVRVLAVAFLGIGAVFGGMQVSLTAFSEEIGNPGANGLLYGVFAAGNMLAGIACGAIAWKSGPRRRLILGYTGLTLAASTLWAVHSVPLLAGLGLLVGLCIAPALITGYTLVESLVPASARTEAFTWLTGAVALGQAAAVTVAGRLADANGASAGFVVPLVGTALALATLLALRSRLSPKAPGRIAARGMGHRVPVTVD, encoded by the coding sequence GTGGCATCCACGGTCACTACCGGCAAGCGTCCTGGATACGGACAGCTCCTGCGCACACCCGGCGCCTGGACCTTCCTGCTCCCGGGCTTCGCCGCCCGCCAGCCCTTCGCGATGCTGACCATCGGCATCGTCCTGCTGGTACAGCACACCACCGGTTCCTACGGAAGCGCCGGCGCCGTCGCCGCCTTCACCGGTGTCTCCATGGCACTCTTCGCTCCGCAGAGCGGCAAGCTCGCCGACCGCTTCGGACAGCGCGCCGTTCTGGTGCCCGGCGTACTGGTGCACACCGCTTCCGTGTCCGCGCTGACGGCGCTCGCGCTGGCGGGGGCTCCCTTGTGGGCACTGTTCGCCGCAGCCGTGCCGACGGGCGCCTCCGTACCGCAGGTCGGTCCGATGGTGCGTGCACGCTGGGCCGCCAAGCTGGAGGGCTCGCCGCTGATGTCGACCGCGGCGGCCTTCGAGTCCGTCACGGACGAGTTCACCTTCGTCGTCGGTCCGGTCCTCGCGACCGCACTGTGCACCGGAGTGCACCCGGCGGCCGGACTGATCGCGGAGGCCACACTGACACTGGCCGGCGGTCTGTTCTTCGCGGCCCAGCGCTCCACGCAGCCCGCGGTACGCCCCGCGGCGACGGCCGCACAGCCGCACACGTCCGCGCTGTCCATTCCCGGAGTCCGGGTGCTGGCGGTCGCCTTCCTCGGCATCGGGGCGGTCTTCGGTGGCATGCAGGTCTCGCTGACCGCCTTCTCCGAGGAGATCGGCAACCCGGGCGCCAACGGCCTGCTGTACGGAGTCTTCGCGGCCGGCAACATGCTGGCCGGTATCGCGTGCGGCGCGATCGCCTGGAAGAGCGGACCGCGGCGACGGCTGATCCTCGGCTACACCGGGCTGACGCTGGCCGCCTCCACCCTGTGGGCAGTGCACTCCGTGCCGCTGCTCGCCGGGCTCGGACTGCTCGTCGGCCTCTGCATCGCACCCGCCCTGATCACCGGCTACACGCTGGTCGAGTCGCTGGTGCCGGCTTCGGCCCGTACCGAGGCCTTCACCTGGCTGACCGGCGCGGTGGCGCTCGGCCAGGCGGCGGCTGTGACGGTGGCCGGCCGACTGGCCGACGCGAACGGCGCAAGCGCCGGATTCGTGGTGCCTTTGGTGGGCACCGCACTGGCGCTGGCGACGCTGCTGGCACTGCGTTCGCGGCTGTCGCCGAAGGCTCCGGGACGGATCGCGGCACGTGGGATGGGTCACCGCGTGCCGGTGACGGTGGACTGA